From Triticum urartu cultivar G1812 chromosome 2, Tu2.1, whole genome shotgun sequence, a single genomic window includes:
- the LOC125537035 gene encoding AT-rich interactive domain-containing protein 6-like isoform X1: MPNGEPAPGDGQTEAADTVDSVKDSANPESAEADVEVEEQGEDEAMVDADADADAVGSTKNSAVLEEEGAEEVGEEHKGDALVDAAATTVASLDDSGKVEAQGAEEEVEERLGDTLVDVSVAHQVKTEAQGHEGAETEGEAQGNEVVETKVKAQGEEGAELKDDTQGNEAAEMDVDKAGNGDEHTEVRVDGDKGSLLKEEIDNGGDNKKDANGEDELVSSLAGEGENQNLSDKVSNNSFMFDYTRGGDDSGTEEEQAEFIKELDRFYTMKLMEFKPPKFYGEGLNCLKLWRQVTGLGGYDQVTSCKLWRQVGESFKPPKTCTTVSWTFRNFYEKALLEYEKHKIETGEFHVAASTLTERIASDSQVGGSLASGSGRARRESATRAMQGWHSQRLLGNGEIADPVIKDKAAMPVLKKDKNPKSSGLAKRKRTPTLEDEKATPYKSEKLQNDSTVIDMGPPADWVKINVRRTKDCYEVYALVPGLLREEVHVQSDPAGRLIVTGEPEQLDNPWGVTPFKKVISLPSRIDPHQTSAVVTLHGQLFVRAPFEQSKS, from the exons ATGCCCAACGGCGAGCCCGCCCCCGGCGATGGCCAGACCGAGGCCGCCGACACTGTCGATTCCGTGAAGGATTCGGCAAATCCCGAAAGCGCGGAGGCGGACGTGGAGGTGGAGGAACAGGGGGAGGACGAGGCCATGGTGGAtgccgacgccgacgccgacgccgtTGGTTCTACCAAGAATTCGGCGGTGCTTGAAGAAGAGGGTGCCGAGGAAGTGGGGGAGGAGCACAAGGGCGACGCCCTAGTGGATGCGGCTGCCACCACCGTTGCGTCCCTTGACGATTCGGGGAAGGTTGAAGCCCAAGGTGCGGAGGAAGAGGTAGAGGAGCGTTTAGGCGATACCCTGGTGGATGTTTCTGTGGCTCATCAGGTCAAGACTGAGGCCCAGGGACATGAGGGGGCGGAGACGGAGGGTGAGGCCCAGGGAAATGAGGTGGTGGAGACCAAGGTCAAGGCCCAGGGAGAGGAGGGGGCTGAGTTGAAGGATGACACCCAGGGAAATGAAGCTGCCGAGATGGATGTTGATAAAGCAGGAAATGGAGATGAGCACACCGAGGTCAGGGTGGATGGTGACAAGGGCAGCTTGCTGAAAGAGGAAATCGACAATGGTGGAGATAATAAGAAGGATGCCAATGGTGAGGATGAGCTAGTGTCGTCACTAGCTGGGGAGGGTGAAAACCAAAACTTGTCTGACAAGGTCTCAAACAACTCCTTCATGTTTGATTACACCCGTGGAGGCGATGACTCTGGGACGGAGGAGGAGCAGGCTGAGTTTATCAAGGAGCTTGACCGGTTCTACACGATGAAATTAATGGAATTCAAGCCCCCAAAATTTTATGGTGAAGGATTGAATTGCCTCAA GTTGTGGAGACAAGTAACTGGATTGGGTGGCTATGATCAG GTGACATCATGCAAACTATGGCGTCAAGTGGGAGAATCATTCAAACCTCCGAA GACATGCACAACTGTTTCATGGACCTTCCGCAACTTCTATGAGAAG GCACTCCTTGAATACGAGAAACACAAGATTGAAACTGGCGAGTTCCATGTGGCTGCATCTACTTTAACCGAGCGAATTGCTTCTGATAGTCAG GTGGGTGGAAGCCTTGCATCAGGATCTGGAAGAGCTAGAAGAGAATCTGCAACTCGCGCCATGCAAGGCTGGCATTCGCAGCGCTTGCTTGGCAATGGTGAAATTGCTGATCCAGTAATTAAG GATAAAGCAGCTATGCCTGTCTTGAAGAAGGACAAAAATCCAAAAAGCAGTG GTCTGGCCAAGAGGAAAAGGACACCAACCTTGGAAGATGAAAAGGCAACACCATACAAATCTGAGAAGCTACA AAATGACTCGACAGTTATTGACATGGGCCCTCCTGCTGATTGGGTGAAGATAAATGTTCGGAGAACT AAAGATTGCTATGAAGTCTATGCATTGGTTCCTGGCCTTCTTCGTGAAGAG GTACATGTTCAGTCAGATCCTGCTGGCCGCTTGATAGTTACGGGAGAGCCTGAGCAACTAGATAATCCTTGGGGTGTTACTCCATTCAAGAAG GTCATTAGTTTGCCCTCCCGCATCGATCCTCACCAAACCTCAGCAGTTGTCACTCTCCATGGGCAATTATTTGTTCGTGCACCGTTTGAGCAGTCAAAATCATGA
- the LOC125537035 gene encoding AT-rich interactive domain-containing protein 6-like isoform X2: MPNGEPAPGDGQTEAADTVDSVKDSANPESAEADVEVEEQGEDEAMVDADADADAVGSTKNSAVLEEEGAEEVGEEHKGDALVDAAATTVASLDDSGKVEAQGAEEEVEERLGDTLVDVSVAHQVKTEAQGHEGAETEGEAQGNEVVETKVKAQGEEGAELKDDTQGNEAAEMDVDKAGNGDEHTEVRVDGDKGSLLKEEIDNGGDNKKDANGEDELVSSLAGEGENQNLSDKVSNNSFMFDYTRGGDDSGTEEEQAEFIKELDRFYTMKLMEFKPPKFYGEGLNCLKLWRQVTGLGGYDQVTSCKLWRQVGESFKPPKTCTTVSWTFRNFYEKALLEYEKHKIETGEFHVAASTLTERIASDSQVGGSLASGSGRARRESATRAMQGWHSQRLLGNGEIADPVIKDKAAMPVLKKDKNPKSSGLAKRKRTPTLEDEKATPYKSEKLQNDSTVIDMGPPADWVKINVRRTKDCYEVYALVPGLLREEVHVQSDPAGRLIVTGEPEQLDNPWGVTPFKKVALLVGS; encoded by the exons ATGCCCAACGGCGAGCCCGCCCCCGGCGATGGCCAGACCGAGGCCGCCGACACTGTCGATTCCGTGAAGGATTCGGCAAATCCCGAAAGCGCGGAGGCGGACGTGGAGGTGGAGGAACAGGGGGAGGACGAGGCCATGGTGGAtgccgacgccgacgccgacgccgtTGGTTCTACCAAGAATTCGGCGGTGCTTGAAGAAGAGGGTGCCGAGGAAGTGGGGGAGGAGCACAAGGGCGACGCCCTAGTGGATGCGGCTGCCACCACCGTTGCGTCCCTTGACGATTCGGGGAAGGTTGAAGCCCAAGGTGCGGAGGAAGAGGTAGAGGAGCGTTTAGGCGATACCCTGGTGGATGTTTCTGTGGCTCATCAGGTCAAGACTGAGGCCCAGGGACATGAGGGGGCGGAGACGGAGGGTGAGGCCCAGGGAAATGAGGTGGTGGAGACCAAGGTCAAGGCCCAGGGAGAGGAGGGGGCTGAGTTGAAGGATGACACCCAGGGAAATGAAGCTGCCGAGATGGATGTTGATAAAGCAGGAAATGGAGATGAGCACACCGAGGTCAGGGTGGATGGTGACAAGGGCAGCTTGCTGAAAGAGGAAATCGACAATGGTGGAGATAATAAGAAGGATGCCAATGGTGAGGATGAGCTAGTGTCGTCACTAGCTGGGGAGGGTGAAAACCAAAACTTGTCTGACAAGGTCTCAAACAACTCCTTCATGTTTGATTACACCCGTGGAGGCGATGACTCTGGGACGGAGGAGGAGCAGGCTGAGTTTATCAAGGAGCTTGACCGGTTCTACACGATGAAATTAATGGAATTCAAGCCCCCAAAATTTTATGGTGAAGGATTGAATTGCCTCAA GTTGTGGAGACAAGTAACTGGATTGGGTGGCTATGATCAG GTGACATCATGCAAACTATGGCGTCAAGTGGGAGAATCATTCAAACCTCCGAA GACATGCACAACTGTTTCATGGACCTTCCGCAACTTCTATGAGAAG GCACTCCTTGAATACGAGAAACACAAGATTGAAACTGGCGAGTTCCATGTGGCTGCATCTACTTTAACCGAGCGAATTGCTTCTGATAGTCAG GTGGGTGGAAGCCTTGCATCAGGATCTGGAAGAGCTAGAAGAGAATCTGCAACTCGCGCCATGCAAGGCTGGCATTCGCAGCGCTTGCTTGGCAATGGTGAAATTGCTGATCCAGTAATTAAG GATAAAGCAGCTATGCCTGTCTTGAAGAAGGACAAAAATCCAAAAAGCAGTG GTCTGGCCAAGAGGAAAAGGACACCAACCTTGGAAGATGAAAAGGCAACACCATACAAATCTGAGAAGCTACA AAATGACTCGACAGTTATTGACATGGGCCCTCCTGCTGATTGGGTGAAGATAAATGTTCGGAGAACT AAAGATTGCTATGAAGTCTATGCATTGGTTCCTGGCCTTCTTCGTGAAGAG GTACATGTTCAGTCAGATCCTGCTGGCCGCTTGATAGTTACGGGAGAGCCTGAGCAACTAGATAATCCTTGGGGTGTTACTCCATTCAAGAAG GTTGCCTTGCTGGTGGGATCGTAG